The DNA sequence GATGGTCCGCACCATCGCCAATGTGGATTATCCCAAGATGATCGAGCTCAGCCACGTGTTGGGCGCGGCCATCGCCCAGGCGGACGAGATCCGGGTCACCAGCCCGGCGGGCACGGATCTGGTGGCGCGCATGGGCGGACGCAAGATCCGCTACTCCGGCAAGCTGGCGGATACGCCCGGCGAGCCCATCATGCTGGGCGGACAGATCTCCTGGTGCCCGCTGGAGGAGACCATCAACGGCACGCTGGTGTTCGATGGTGCCCTCTGGCCTCCCAAGGAGATCGGCCTGCTTCGTCAGCCCGTGCGCCTGACGGTGGAACAGGGGCGTGTGACCCGGGTGGAGGGGGGACCCGAGGCGAAGGTGCTGGAGCGCTGGTTCGCCTCCTTTGACAATCCGAACATCTATCGCATCGCGCACTACTCGCTGGGGTTCAACCCCGGCGTGACCCGGCCCACGGGGCGCATCGTCGAGGATGAGCGGGTGTTCGGCTGCATCGAGTTTGGCATCGGCAGCCAGGGGAAGCAGATCGGCGGCCCGGGCTGGGATGCCGGGGGACACACCGATGGCATCGTGCTCAACCCGTCCATCTACCTGGACGGCGAGCCGCTGGAGGAGGAAGGGGTGTACGTCCGACCGGACGTCGTGGCCGCCTGTCGCGCGTTGGGCGTGCCAGGGTACTGAGTTTGGGGAATGGTGATTATGGGGACCGCAAACAGACTGTACGAGCAGCCACTCACCATGGAGGTCGCCCGCATGGCCGCTTTCGGCGGCGCGGTGTTGGGCGGCGGTGGCGGCGGTGACATCGAGAATGGGCTTCAGCTGGCGCAACTGGCGCTGGAGATGGGACAGCCGCGCGTCCTGCCGGCGGATTCGCTGGCGAACGACGTGCTCGTCGTGACCGTCTCCGCGGTGGGGGCCCCGGCCGCGTCGGAGCAGTTCATCAAGCCGATCGATTACGTGGACGCCTTGAACCTCTTGCAGGAGCACATGGACAAGCCGGTGGGCGGGCTCATTACGAATGAAAACGGCGGCATGGCCACCGTCAACGGCTGGCTGCAATCGGCGCTTTCAGGCCTGCCCGTGGTGGATTGCCCGTGCAACGGCCGCGCACATCCCACCGGGCTGATGGGGGCGATGGGGCTGGACGAGCTTCCGAACTATGTCTCTCGCCAGGCGGCGGTGGGTGGTAACCCTCATGCCGGTCGTCGGGTGCGGCTGTATGTGGAGGGCGATCTACGTCGCGCGGCGCGATTGGTGCGCCAGGCCGCGGTGGAGGCGGGCGGCCTGGTAGGGGTGGCCCGCAATCCGGTCACCATGGCGTATGCGCGGGAGCATGGCGCGCCGGGAGCGCTGGCCCGGGCAGTGGAGGTCGGCCAGGCCCTGTTGGCGGCGTCCGATCCGGAGGCCGCGGCGCAGGCGGTGGCGGAGACGTTGGGCGGGCGGATCGTCGCTCGCGCCCGGGTTGCCCGGGTGGACCTGGTCACCCGAGGGGGGTTCGATGTCGGGACCGTGTACCTGGAGGACGATCTGCAGCTGACCTTCTGGAACGAGTACATGACCCTGGACCGCCGGGGGGAGCGATTGGGGACCTTCCCCGATCTCATCGCCACGCTGGCGGCTGACGAATCCCGGCCGTTGTCCTCGGCGGAGGTGAAGGAGGGGCAGGAGATCTTCGTGTTGCACGTCCCGCGCTCCCGTCTGCGGTTGGGGTCGGGGATGAGGCGGCCCAACCTGCTGCGGGCGGCGGAGGAGGCGGTCGGCCGACCGCTGGTCTCGTTCGTGTTCCCCGAGGAGAACTCTGAGCGCTGATTGGATCAGAAGCACCTGATCGGGAATCCCAGGACGAACCGGCTTCCATTTCCAGTAGGGACGCCGGAGGATTTCCTGGAATGGTATCGGAGGCAGTTCGCGGAATCAGGTTGAGGGGGGATCTGTGACGCTCAAGCAGGCTATAGAAGCGTATGAGCTGTTGGACAGCGCGCTTGTGGACGGCGATCATGTGGCGGCCCTATTGCATAACCGAGGGCTGACGGTGGAGACGTTCACCGTGGAGGGCGATAGGGGGCGCACGGACTTCGTTCGGGCCGTCCTGTACGGGGAGCGGGGAAAGCGGACCGGCGGAGATGCCCCCACATTGGGCATCATCGGCCGGTTGGGTGGCATCGGCGCCCGGCCGACGGCTCTGGGGCTGGTGTCGGACGCGGATGGGGCGATCACGGCCATCACCTGCGCGCTGAAGCTGGCCGATCTGTGCCGCGCGGGCGATCGCTTGCCGGGCGACGTGGTCATTGCCACCCACATCTGCCCGCACGCTCCGACGGAGCCGCACGAGCCGGTGCCGTTCATGGGCTCACCGGTGGATATCGCCACCATGAACCGGCACGAGGTCGCCGATGAGATGGACGCCATCCTGTGCATTGACACCACCCGGGGGAATTGGGTCATCAATCAGCGCGGCTTCGCTATCTCCCCCACGGTGATGCAGGGATGGATCCTGAAGGTGAGCGCCGATCTGCTGCGCATCATGTCCTACGTCACCGGGCGACCTCCGGTGGTCTTCCCGCTGAGCATGCAGGACATCACCCCCTATGGCAACGGTGTGGATCATCTGAACAGCATCCTGCAGCCGGCGACGGCGACGGACGCTCCGGTGGTGGGCGTGGCGCTGACGGCGGAGATACCGGTACCGGGGTGTGCGACGGGTGCCAGCCAGATCGTTGATATCGAGGCCGCCGCCCGGTTCTGCGTGGAGGTGGCCAAGGCGTTCACGCGCGGGGAGTGCCAGTTCTACGATCCGGACGAGTTCCGACGCCTGGTCGCCCTTTACGGCGAGATGCGCCATCTGCAGACCATGGGGCGCGAGGATGCGGCGTGATGGCAAGGCCTTCTGTGTTGGGGCTCCTCACCATCGGGCAATCGCCCCGGGATGACGTGTTGCCGCAGGTCCTCCCGCATCTGCCGTCGGATGTGCGTATCATCCAGGCGGGCGCGCTGGACGATCTGACGGACGAGGAGATCGCCGCTCTGGCGCCCGGCCCGGGCGATTACGTCCTCACGTCGCGGCTGCGGGACGGCCGCGCGGTGACGATGGCGCGGGAGAGGATCCTGCCGCTGATGCAGGCGCGCATCGAGGCGTTGGAGGCCCAGGGCGCCAATCCGATCTTCATCCTTT is a window from the Chloroflexota bacterium genome containing:
- a CDS encoding DUF917 family protein; the protein is MEVARMAAFGGAVLGGGGGGDIENGLQLAQLALEMGQPRVLPADSLANDVLVVTVSAVGAPAASEQFIKPIDYVDALNLLQEHMDKPVGGLITNENGGMATVNGWLQSALSGLPVVDCPCNGRAHPTGLMGAMGLDELPNYVSRQAAVGGNPHAGRRVRLYVEGDLRRAARLVRQAAVEAGGLVGVARNPVTMAYAREHGAPGALARAVEVGQALLAASDPEAAAQAVAETLGGRIVARARVARVDLVTRGGFDVGTVYLEDDLQLTFWNEYMTLDRRGERLGTFPDLIATLAADESRPLSSAEVKEGQEIFVLHVPRSRLRLGSGMRRPNLLRAAEEAVGRPLVSFVFPEENSER
- a CDS encoding DUF1177 domain-containing protein translates to MTLKQAIEAYELLDSALVDGDHVAALLHNRGLTVETFTVEGDRGRTDFVRAVLYGERGKRTGGDAPTLGIIGRLGGIGARPTALGLVSDADGAITAITCALKLADLCRAGDRLPGDVVIATHICPHAPTEPHEPVPFMGSPVDIATMNRHEVADEMDAILCIDTTRGNWVINQRGFAISPTVMQGWILKVSADLLRIMSYVTGRPPVVFPLSMQDITPYGNGVDHLNSILQPATATDAPVVGVALTAEIPVPGCATGASQIVDIEAAARFCVEVAKAFTRGECQFYDPDEFRRLVALYGEMRHLQTMGREDAA